The genomic window GAGGACGGCTACCTCATCTACACGTTGCGGGCGGGCGACGGCGCGGTCCAGGTGGCCCGCGCGGCCGACGACAGCCCGATCAACCAGTTCGGGTTCGGCATGTTCGTGATCGGGCTGCTCTGCGTGGTCGGCGGCGCCCTGGTCGGGCGGACCGTGGCGCGGACCGGGCTGGCACCGATCGACCGGCTGACCGCCGCCGCGGTCCGTGTCGCGCACACCCGGAATCTCGACGCCGACATCCCGGATGAGGGCGGTGGGGAGATCCAGCGGCTGATCCAGGCGATCAACGACATGCTTGCCGCGCTCCGGGACTCCCGGCGGGCCCAGCGGTTACTCGCCGAGGACGCCGCCCACGAGCTCAAGACCCCGCTCACCAGCCTGCGCCTCAACATCGAGCTGCTGGTCCGGCTCGACCGGCGCGGCACGCTCGACACTGCCCTCTCGGCGGAGAGCCGGACCCGGCTGCTCAACGATCTCGGCGCCCAGGTGGCCGAGTTGAGCACCCTCGCCGCCGAGCTGACCGACCTGGCACGCGGTGACGTCAGCGACGAGAGCGCCGAGCTGCTCGACGTCGCCGACGTGGTGCTGGCCGCCACGACCCAGGCGCGGTCCCGCGTGCCCGACATCGAGGTCGCGCTCGACGTGACCTCGGTGTGGGTGAGCGGGCGTCCCGCTGCGCTCCAGCGGGCGGTGCTCAACCTCATCGACAACGCCGCCAAGTGGTCCCCCGCGGACCAGCCGGTCCAGGTCCGGCTCCGTGCCGAGGGCACGTCGGCGCTGCTCGAGGTCGACGACGCCGGGCCAGGCATCGACGACGCCGACGTACCGCGGGTGTTCGACCGGTTCTACCGTGCCGACAGCGCCCGGGCGTTGCCGGGATCCGGTCTGGGGCTGTCGATCGTGCAGCGGGTGGTCTACGCCCACGGCGGACGGGCCACCGTCGGCCGCTCCGCACGCGGTGGAGCACTGCTTCGGGTCGACCTTCCGGCCGCGGCTCCGCCCGCCCTGATCTCGCGGCTCACCGCCGGGGAAGACACCGCGGCCCGCTGACCCGCCCCGGCGGCGCGGCGCAGAACCACCGCGGCGCAGAACCACAGAGCGGCGACCGTCTGGCCCATGAAGGATCCGGGACGGGCTGGGTCCCCGTCCCGGATCTCGTCCGTGCCGCCGCGCTCACCGTTGCAGCGCGGGCTCCTTGTCGTCGGCGAGCGACCGTTGACCGTCCGGCAGCTCAGCCGCTGGACGGGACAGCCGGCTCGGCCACCAGATCCGCCGACCGATCAGCAGGGTGAGGGCGGGCACCAGGACCGACCGCACCAGCAGGGCGTCGAGCAGCACGCCGAAGGCGACCAGGAAACCGACCTCGATCAGCATCACCAGCGGAAGCGAAACGAGGACCGCGAACGTGGCCGCCAGGACCAGGCCGGCCGAGGTGATCACGCCACCGGTGGCGGAAAGGGCTTTGAGCGTGCCCTCCCTGGTGCCGAGACGCACGGTCTCTTCCCGGGCCCGGCTGGCCAGGAAGATGTTGTAGTCGACGCCGAGCGCCACCAGGAACAGGAACGCCAGCAGCGGCACCGAATAGTCGACCCCCTTGAAGCCGAGGATCGAGTCGAAGACGAACACACTGCCGCCGAAGGCTGCGGCGAACGAGATGATCACGGTGATCATCAGGACCAGCGGGGCTACGATCGCCCGCAGCAGCAGCCCGAGGATGATCAGGACCACGGCGAGCACTAGCGGGATCACCAGCTTCTCGTCGCGGCTGGTGGTCACCTCGGTGTCGAGGTGCTCCGCACTCGGCCCGCCGACGATCGCTTCCGCCCCGTCCACCGCATGCACGGCAGTACGGACCCGCTTGATCGTGTCGTACTCGGCGGGGGTGTCCGGCGCGTCCTTCGGGAACACCGAGATTTCGGTCCAGCCGCCGCTGGTCTGACCCGGGGCGGCCATGGCCACGCCGCGAGTGCCCTTGACGACGTCGAGCACCCGCTCCTGGGATGCCGGCCGCGCGTAGATCGTCATCGGCTGACCGCCGAGCTCCGGGAAGTGCTGGCGCAGAACGGTGAAGCCGGTGACCGACTCCGGGGCGTTCAGGAACTGGTCCTGTTCCCGCAGGGCACCCGTGTTGCCCGACAGCCCGAGGACGAGCACGCCGAGGATTCCGAGCGAGCCGAGCGTCGCCACCCATCGGCGGCGGCCGATGGCGGTGCCGAGCCGTCCCCACAGGCCCGGCTTCTCCGCCACCGCCGCGCTCAACCGCGGGATGGCCGGCCAGAAGATCCGCCGGCCGAGCACCACGAGCACCGCCGGGAACAGCGTCAGCATGGCCACCAGCGCGCACAGGATGCCGGCCGCACCGATCGGGCCCAAACCGCTGGTGCTGTTGAGGTCCGCGACGAGCAGGCAGAGCAGGCCGGCGACCACGGTGGCCGCGGACGCGACGATGGCCGGCGCCGCGCCGCGTAGCGCGTGAACCATCGCGACCCGGACGTTCTCGTGGTGATGCAGACTCTCCCGATATCGAGCGATCAGCAACAGCGCGTAGTCCGTGCCGACGCCGAACACCAGGATCGTCAGCAGCGCCGAGTTCTGGTCGTTGACCACGATGCCGAAGCCCTTGACGAGCAGGTAGACGGTGGCCATCGCGGTCAGCGCGGCCGCGCCCACGGCCACCAGCGGGACGAACCACAACACCGGGCTGCGGTAGGTGAGGATGAGCAGGACCGTGACGACGATGATGGTGGTGAGCAATACCTGCAGGTCGATGCCGTCGAAGACGGCGTCCATGTCGCCGTCGATCGCGGCCGGGCCGGTCACGTTGAGTTCCAGACCGGCGGGGCGGTCCTTCGCGGCGTCACGCAACGGGCCGACGATGGCCTCCGGTGCGCCGTAGGTGGTGCTCAGATCGAGGGTGAACATCATCGCCTTGCCGTCCTTGGACACCCTCGTCGGTGGGCCGTCGTCGTCCTCGCCGGCCGCCGCCGTCTTCGGCGGGTACCGCTTGGCAAGGGTGTCGTACTGGCGCTCGACCGTCGCGCGGTCGGCGTCGGTCAACCCGCTGGCGCGGTGATACACGAAGACGAACGTGTTGTCCTCGCCGCCGGGGCGACTGTCCTCCAGCACCGCCACCT from Cryptosporangium minutisporangium includes these protein-coding regions:
- a CDS encoding HAMP domain-containing sensor histidine kinase codes for the protein MSRLARREPRRLTRWWRRRSLRTRMTVIAATAIAVSVFVAFQVASELMDGQLRDATEHQLRADSRVLATDAERAGLAQLRLPPYSGSGRLVRVILPDGSTRTPAGQPALPPVSKRAGRVAQGASNDLMESSDSDEDGYLIYTLRAGDGAVQVARAADDSPINQFGFGMFVIGLLCVVGGALVGRTVARTGLAPIDRLTAAAVRVAHTRNLDADIPDEGGGEIQRLIQAINDMLAALRDSRRAQRLLAEDAAHELKTPLTSLRLNIELLVRLDRRGTLDTALSAESRTRLLNDLGAQVAELSTLAAELTDLARGDVSDESAELLDVADVVLAATTQARSRVPDIEVALDVTSVWVSGRPAALQRAVLNLIDNAAKWSPADQPVQVRLRAEGTSALLEVDDAGPGIDDADVPRVFDRFYRADSARALPGSGLGLSIVQRVVYAHGGRATVGRSARGGALLRVDLPAAAPPALISRLTAGEDTAAR
- a CDS encoding MMPL family transporter, translating into MSINEALPGAAPPARLAGRWVPWLVIGLWVALSVVMVPFSGKLSSVTTDKAVDTLPAGAESTKVAVLEDSRPGGEDNTFVFVYHRASGLTDADRATVERQYDTLAKRYPPKTAAAGEDDDGPPTRVSKDGKAMMFTLDLSTTYGAPEAIVGPLRDAAKDRPAGLELNVTGPAAIDGDMDAVFDGIDLQVLLTTIIVVTVLLILTYRSPVLWFVPLVAVGAAALTAMATVYLLVKGFGIVVNDQNSALLTILVFGVGTDYALLLIARYRESLHHHENVRVAMVHALRGAAPAIVASAATVVAGLLCLLVADLNSTSGLGPIGAAGILCALVAMLTLFPAVLVVLGRRIFWPAIPRLSAAVAEKPGLWGRLGTAIGRRRWVATLGSLGILGVLVLGLSGNTGALREQDQFLNAPESVTGFTVLRQHFPELGGQPMTIYARPASQERVLDVVKGTRGVAMAAPGQTSGGWTEISVFPKDAPDTPAEYDTIKRVRTAVHAVDGAEAIVGGPSAEHLDTEVTTSRDEKLVIPLVLAVVLIILGLLLRAIVAPLVLMITVIISFAAAFGGSVFVFDSILGFKGVDYSVPLLAFLFLVALGVDYNIFLASRAREETVRLGTREGTLKALSATGGVITSAGLVLAATFAVLVSLPLVMLIEVGFLVAFGVLLDALLVRSVLVPALTLLIGRRIWWPSRLSRPAAELPDGQRSLADDKEPALQR